CCTGGGCGATCTGTTCGAAGCCTGGATTGGCGATGACGATCCCAACCCGTTACACCGTGAAATGGCCGCTGCCATTAAAGCGCTTGTCGAATCCGGCGTTCCCTGTTTTTTCATTCACGGTAACCGTGACTTTCTGATTGGCAAACGCTTCGCCCGAGAAAGCGGCATGACGCTGCTTCCCCAGGAAAAAGTGCTCGACCTGTACGGTCGCCGGGTGCTTATCATGCACGGCGATACGCTGTGTACCGATGATGCGGGTTATCAGGCGTTTCGTGCGAAAGTCCATCAACCCTGGTTGCAAACGCTGTTTCTTGCCCTACCGCTGTTTATACGCAAGCGTGTGGCCGCCAGAATGCGAGCCGGCAGCAAAGCCGCCAACAGCAGCAAATCGCTGGAGATCATGGACGTCAACAAACATGCGGTTGTCGCCGGGATGGAAAAATACCGCGTCCAGTGGCTGATTCACGGCCATACTCATCGCCCTGATGTACACGCGTTCAATGCTAATGGCAAACCCGCTTTCCGCGTCGTATTAGGTGCCTGGCATCGCGAAGGATCGATGGTCAAAGTCACGCCAGACGATGTGGAGTTGATCGCTTTCCCGTTTTAACGTTTTGCCTGAATGACCCGTAATGTAGGGTACGCAACCGTTTTCCTTGGTTTATTTCCGTGCTATTCTCTGTGGCCTTAAAAGCAGTGTATCCCGCACCACAGGAGTTTTCAGACGCATGTCTTCCCGCAATAATCCGGCGCGTGTCGCCATCGTGATGGGGTCCAAAAGCGACTGGGCTACCATGCAGTTCGCCGCCGAAATTTTCGAAATCCTGGACGTCCCGCACCACGTTGAAGTGGTTTCTGCCCACCGTACCCCCGATAAATTGTTCAGCTTTGCCGAGAGCGCTGAAGAAAACGGCTATCAGGTGATTATTGCTGGTGCGGGTGGCGCTGCCCACCTTCCAGGTATGATTGCGGCGAAAACGCTGGTGCCGGTATTGGGTGTTCCTGTACAAAGCGCGGCGCTGAGCGGCGTCGACAGCCTGTATTCTATCGTACAGATGCCGCGCGGTATTCCGGTCGGTACGCTGGCGATTGGTAAAGCGGGTGCGGCTAACGCGGCACTACTGGCAGCGCAGATCCTGGCGATACAGGATAAAGCGCTGCATCAGCGACTGAACGACTGGCGCAACGCGCAGACGGATGAGGTGCTGGAGAATCCGGATCCGCGAGGTGCGGCATGAAACAGGTTTGCGTGCTGGGCAACGGTCAATTAGGGCGGATGTTGCGTCAGGCGGGTGAACCGCTGGGTATCGCCGTCTGGCCGGTCGGGCTGGATGCAGAACCGGCCGCCGTGCCTTTTCAGCAAAGCGTAATTACCGCAGAAATCGAGCGCTGGCCGGAAACCGCGCTAACGCGTGAACTGGCACGTCATCCAGCCTTCGTGAACCGCGACGTGTTCCCGATCATTGCTGACCGGCTGACGCAAAAACAGCTTTTCGATAAGCTCGACCTGGCGACCGCCCCGTGGCAACTGCTGGCGGACAAAAGCG
The DNA window shown above is from Citrobacter farmeri and carries:
- the lpxH gene encoding UDP-2,3-diacylglucosamine diphosphatase, with amino-acid sequence MTTLFIADLHLCTEEPAITAGFLRFLAGEARQADALYILGDLFEAWIGDDDPNPLHREMAAAIKALVESGVPCFFIHGNRDFLIGKRFARESGMTLLPQEKVLDLYGRRVLIMHGDTLCTDDAGYQAFRAKVHQPWLQTLFLALPLFIRKRVAARMRAGSKAANSSKSLEIMDVNKHAVVAGMEKYRVQWLIHGHTHRPDVHAFNANGKPAFRVVLGAWHREGSMVKVTPDDVELIAFPF
- the purE gene encoding 5-(carboxyamino)imidazole ribonucleotide mutase — translated: MSSRNNPARVAIVMGSKSDWATMQFAAEIFEILDVPHHVEVVSAHRTPDKLFSFAESAEENGYQVIIAGAGGAAHLPGMIAAKTLVPVLGVPVQSAALSGVDSLYSIVQMPRGIPVGTLAIGKAGAANAALLAAQILAIQDKALHQRLNDWRNAQTDEVLENPDPRGAA